A genomic segment from Desulfurispora thermophila DSM 16022 encodes:
- a CDS encoding A24 family peptidase, which translates to MLPKAILLTTIVASIYTDLKYRKIYNAVLLPSFMAALLYHTFSAGTNGLLFSIKGAALGLALLLIPFMLGGMGAGDVKLLAVIGAWQGANFVWLCFLLTALAGGAIATVQLVKQRRFWLTLQYIVLLFVPGTPKKGALGTLATSRAGETFPYGVAIAAGTLATYLMR; encoded by the coding sequence ATGCTGCCCAAGGCAATTCTGCTTACAACAATAGTGGCTTCAATCTATACAGACCTAAAGTATAGAAAAATATATAACGCGGTTCTCCTGCCCTCTTTTATGGCCGCCCTGCTCTATCACACGTTCTCCGCAGGCACGAACGGCCTTTTGTTCAGCATCAAAGGAGCCGCTTTAGGCCTGGCCCTCCTGCTCATTCCTTTTATGCTGGGTGGAATGGGCGCCGGAGATGTCAAACTGCTGGCCGTAATCGGAGCCTGGCAGGGCGCAAACTTTGTCTGGCTGTGTTTTTTACTCACGGCCCTGGCCGGCGGAGCCATCGCTACTGTTCAACTGGTAAAACAAAGGCGGTTTTGGCTAACACTTCAGTATATTGTCCTGCTGTTTGTCCCGGGTACGCCCAAAAAAGGCGCTCTGGGTACGCTGGCCACCAGCCGGGCCGGGGAAACCTTTCCTTACGGCGTAGCCATAGCGGCTGGTACACTGGCCACCTACTTGATGAGGTGA
- a CDS encoding TadE/TadG family type IV pilus assembly protein, whose amino-acid sequence MLKRLQQLGRSQRGQTLVEMAIILPLLILLLMATIEFGRIFFTYLSITNATREAARSTVISEQKDDAAIRQRVLDAASWLTAQNITVEVSPASVTNRTSGVPLTITVTYPVVLYTPVLSQIISNPFTVSAQTTMRIE is encoded by the coding sequence TTGCTTAAGCGGCTTCAACAACTCGGGCGAAGTCAGCGCGGGCAAACCCTGGTGGAAATGGCCATCATTCTGCCGCTTTTAATATTGTTGCTCATGGCCACCATTGAATTTGGACGTATTTTTTTTACCTACCTGTCCATCACCAATGCGACGCGAGAAGCAGCTCGCAGCACAGTCATTTCCGAGCAAAAGGATGACGCTGCCATCCGGCAGAGAGTTTTGGATGCAGCATCCTGGCTGACGGCACAGAATATCACAGTTGAAGTCAGCCCTGCTTCGGTTACCAACCGCACCAGCGGAGTTCCCCTAACAATAACGGTAACGTATCCAGTTGTGTTGTACACCCCTGTTTTGAGCCAGATTATTTCTAATCCGTTTACAGTAAGTGCACAGACCACCATGCGCATCGAGTGA
- a CDS encoding pilus assembly protein TadG-related protein, with protein MQYGWRFIKEEKGLALVLVSLAMTALLGTLALVTDLGLVALNRNRLANACDAAALAGARELPATEQAVQAAREYLQYNGVSPLQAEVSVSNQGNIPVLNVSASRHVEYIFARAIGFTSTNVTAGARATLGGVSAATGVVPFSIPDQQLQFGVEYVLKEGAGGGENGNYGALALGGKGAENYRRNIKYGYPGRLRVGDWVETEPGNMSGPTWEGINYRINQDSHNCTLQNYRLDCPRVVIVPVYDPTTMDHGRNTVRIVGFALFLLKGVDGHGNQSYIRGYFLQSLPPTSCQASITPGQKDYGLHAVRLIE; from the coding sequence ATGCAGTATGGCTGGAGATTCATCAAGGAGGAAAAAGGCCTGGCCCTGGTTTTGGTTTCCCTGGCTATGACTGCCCTGCTCGGCACGCTGGCACTGGTAACCGACCTGGGACTGGTGGCATTAAATAGAAACCGTCTGGCCAACGCCTGTGACGCGGCCGCTCTGGCCGGAGCCCGCGAACTTCCTGCTACAGAACAGGCAGTTCAGGCAGCCCGGGAATACTTGCAGTACAACGGCGTCTCACCCCTGCAGGCAGAGGTATCTGTAAGCAACCAGGGAAACATCCCCGTGCTCAACGTAAGCGCCAGTCGCCACGTAGAATATATTTTTGCCCGGGCCATAGGCTTTACTTCCACTAATGTCACTGCCGGTGCCCGGGCAACGCTGGGCGGGGTTAGCGCAGCAACCGGTGTGGTTCCCTTTAGCATTCCAGACCAGCAGTTACAGTTCGGAGTGGAATATGTCCTCAAGGAGGGAGCCGGTGGTGGTGAAAACGGCAATTACGGTGCACTGGCTCTGGGAGGAAAAGGAGCGGAAAACTACCGCCGGAACATTAAATACGGCTACCCCGGTCGCTTGAGAGTTGGCGATTGGGTGGAAACAGAGCCGGGCAACATGTCGGGACCTACCTGGGAGGGCATAAACTACCGCATCAACCAGGACAGCCACAACTGCACATTGCAAAATTATCGCCTGGACTGCCCCCGGGTGGTGATTGTCCCGGTTTACGACCCGACCACCATGGATCATGGCCGCAATACCGTCAGAATTGTTGGGTTTGCCCTGTTTCTACTCAAAGGGGTGGATGGCCACGGTAATCAAAGCTATATTCGCGGCTACTTTTTACAGTCTTTACCCCCTACTTCCTGCCAGGCCAGTATCACTCCCGGCCAAAAAGACTACGGGCTTCATGCTGTCAGACTGATTGAATAA
- the cpaB gene encoding Flp pilus assembly protein CpaB, with protein MRNKLFFLLAIVFGLLAALGVYKYLLNLKETYRSSGHYKQVVVAKQTIAARTMITEQMVQTRDIPVEMIQPGTAMELAEVVGKISRTELYPEEPVLLNRLYKDNDPANDLALQVPPGQRAITVEVNEVSGLAGLLKPGDRVDVIATFDHEGEKTSLSSLLLQNIKVLAVGQATTGGQKTDKKVGVQTATLALAPELTPQLALAAERGSIRLTLRSPKDQGTISLHSVRIANLVR; from the coding sequence ATGCGCAACAAACTGTTTTTTTTACTGGCTATTGTATTTGGCTTGCTGGCTGCTCTGGGCGTTTACAAGTACTTGCTAAACCTGAAAGAAACTTACCGCTCCTCCGGTCACTACAAACAAGTGGTCGTGGCCAAACAGACAATTGCTGCCAGAACAATGATAACAGAACAAATGGTGCAGACCAGAGACATCCCTGTGGAAATGATTCAGCCCGGCACCGCCATGGAACTGGCAGAAGTTGTGGGCAAAATCAGCCGGACTGAACTTTATCCGGAGGAACCGGTACTATTAAACCGCCTGTACAAGGATAATGACCCTGCCAACGACCTGGCCCTGCAGGTACCCCCGGGGCAACGGGCGATCACTGTGGAGGTTAATGAGGTGAGCGGATTGGCCGGACTTTTAAAGCCTGGCGACCGGGTGGATGTTATCGCCACTTTTGATCATGAGGGGGAGAAGACCTCATTGAGTTCACTGTTGTTGCAAAATATCAAGGTGTTGGCCGTAGGCCAGGCCACTACCGGCGGACAAAAAACCGACAAAAAAGTCGGCGTGCAAACTGCTACCCTGGCTCTTGCTCCCGAACTGACTCCTCAGCTGGCACTGGCCGCAGAAAGGGGAAGCATCCGCCTGACACTGCGTTCACCTAAAGACCAGGGCACCATAAGCTTGCATTCTGTCCGTATAGCCAATTTAGTGCGCTGA
- a CDS encoding AAA family ATPase: MPEIKVLIVDDIPNTREDIKRLLYFEEDIAVIGEASNGQEAVNLATSLSPDVVLMDINMPQMDGIQATEIIANQCPTVSIIIISIQGEQEYLRRAMAAGAREYLVKPFSSNELADTIRRVNETSKKRLSLMGLQSQASARLKVSKGKIIPFFCTKGGVGKTTLASNLAVCLAQSSKKKVVLVDLDLQGGDVCVMLNISTRGTIADLAQETDRLDTGLLDSYLVPHISGVKILPAPASPEQAELVTLERVEELLRLLQENFDYVLVDTSPLYNDINLATLDAASQILVIANQDLPCLKHVKISLEILHTLGHSDKVKLIINCAGSEGGIKLSDLEKSLNSTAYAVIPADDKVIRNSINRGLPVVMAQPGSKVGEAIADLASKLDGSKQKANQAEYSHSPVSTKRSIIGRFFNF, translated from the coding sequence GTGCCCGAAATCAAGGTTCTCATTGTGGATGATATCCCCAATACCAGAGAAGACATCAAACGTTTGCTTTATTTCGAAGAAGATATCGCTGTGATCGGAGAAGCGAGCAACGGCCAGGAAGCTGTAAACCTGGCCACGAGCCTGTCCCCCGACGTTGTGCTTATGGACATCAATATGCCCCAGATGGACGGAATCCAGGCCACCGAAATCATTGCCAACCAGTGTCCAACAGTATCGATAATTATTATCTCCATTCAAGGGGAACAGGAATATTTGCGCCGGGCCATGGCCGCCGGTGCCCGTGAGTACCTGGTCAAGCCGTTCAGCAGCAACGAACTGGCGGATACCATCCGCAGAGTAAACGAAACCAGCAAAAAGCGCCTCAGTTTGATGGGCCTGCAAAGCCAGGCCAGTGCCCGTCTAAAAGTGAGCAAAGGAAAAATTATCCCCTTTTTTTGCACCAAAGGGGGAGTTGGCAAAACAACTCTGGCCAGCAACCTGGCTGTGTGCCTGGCTCAATCCAGCAAGAAAAAAGTGGTGCTTGTAGACCTGGACCTGCAGGGCGGAGACGTCTGTGTCATGCTCAACATCAGCACCCGGGGAACAATTGCCGATCTGGCGCAGGAAACTGACCGGCTGGATACAGGCCTGCTGGACAGTTATCTGGTACCGCACATTTCCGGTGTAAAAATATTGCCGGCCCCGGCCAGCCCCGAGCAAGCCGAACTGGTAACCCTGGAGCGGGTGGAAGAACTGCTGCGCCTGCTGCAGGAAAACTTTGACTACGTCCTGGTGGACACTTCCCCGCTTTACAACGACATCAACCTGGCCACCCTGGACGCGGCCAGCCAGATTTTAGTAATTGCAAACCAGGACTTGCCATGCTTAAAACATGTCAAAATCAGCCTGGAGATTTTACACACTCTGGGGCACAGCGATAAAGTCAAGCTGATCATCAACTGCGCCGGGAGTGAAGGCGGAATAAAACTGTCTGATCTGGAAAAATCGCTAAACAGCACCGCCTATGCCGTCATCCCTGCCGATGATAAAGTTATCCGCAACAGTATCAACCGGGGATTGCCGGTGGTCATGGCCCAGCCCGGCAGCAAGGTGGGAGAAGCAATTGCCGACCTGGCCAGCAAGTTGGACGGAAGCAAGCAAAAAGCAAACCAGGCAGAATATTCCCACTCCCCTGTCTCAACCAAACGCTCCATCATCGGTCGATTTTTTAACTTCTAG
- a CDS encoding CpaF family protein, translating into MSLLQRLEKQKVLQEKNEPAEIQLARREMRQSNREQLQELVLNLHKKVIAQLKDVADEVKENHEALVKKIEALVAGLLEEDAPGLSRTQKQLITAEIIDETVGFGPITPLLQDPSISEIMVNGPHQVYIERNGKLVLTGVTFRDNAHVMHIIDKIVAPIGRRIDESMPMVDARLPDGSRVNAIIPPLALNGPTITIRKFSRQPYTVDDLIRFGTLTTSMAKFLEACVKARLNIVVSGGTGSGKTTTLNVLSSFIPADERIITIEDAAELQLQQEHVITLESRPPNIEGKGAITIRDLVRNSLRMRPERIVVGEVRGGEALDMLQAMNTGHDGSLTTGHANSPRDMLARLETMVLMAGMDLPVRAIREQIASAIDLIIQQNRFRDGSRRITHITEVQGMEGDVIILQDLFVFKQTGVDENGKIKGIFQSTGIRPKFISKLEASGINLPPNVFSPSIF; encoded by the coding sequence ATGTCCTTACTGCAAAGACTGGAAAAACAGAAGGTTCTGCAGGAAAAAAACGAACCGGCAGAGATTCAACTGGCCCGCCGGGAAATGCGGCAGTCCAACAGAGAACAGCTGCAGGAATTGGTGTTAAACCTGCATAAAAAAGTCATCGCCCAATTAAAAGATGTAGCGGATGAGGTAAAAGAAAACCACGAAGCTCTGGTGAAAAAAATAGAAGCCCTGGTTGCCGGCTTGCTGGAAGAAGATGCTCCCGGTCTTTCCAGGACACAAAAACAGTTGATTACGGCCGAAATAATTGATGAAACAGTTGGTTTCGGACCCATTACACCTCTCCTGCAGGATCCCAGCATTTCCGAGATCATGGTCAACGGACCCCACCAGGTTTACATTGAACGTAACGGCAAGCTGGTGCTGACCGGTGTAACTTTTCGTGACAACGCCCATGTAATGCACATAATCGATAAAATTGTCGCCCCTATCGGCCGCCGGATTGATGAGAGTATGCCCATGGTTGACGCCCGTCTGCCGGACGGTTCAAGGGTGAACGCCATCATTCCACCTCTGGCCTTGAACGGTCCTACCATCACCATCCGCAAGTTTTCCCGCCAACCATACACTGTGGATGACCTAATCCGTTTTGGCACATTAACAACATCAATGGCCAAGTTCTTAGAGGCCTGCGTGAAAGCAAGACTGAACATCGTAGTTTCCGGTGGTACCGGTAGTGGTAAAACCACCACCCTGAACGTTCTTTCGTCATTTATTCCAGCGGATGAGCGGATAATTACCATTGAAGACGCCGCGGAACTGCAGTTGCAGCAAGAGCATGTAATTACTCTGGAAAGCCGGCCTCCAAATATTGAAGGAAAGGGCGCCATCACTATACGCGATCTGGTCCGCAACAGCCTGCGCATGCGACCGGAAAGGATCGTGGTTGGCGAGGTGCGAGGAGGTGAAGCGTTGGATATGCTGCAGGCCATGAACACCGGACACGACGGTTCACTTACCACCGGGCATGCCAACTCACCGCGGGACATGCTTGCCCGCTTGGAGACCATGGTGTTGATGGCCGGCATGGACCTGCCGGTGCGGGCCATCCGGGAGCAGATCGCTTCGGCCATTGATCTGATTATCCAACAAAACCGCTTCCGGGACGGTTCCCGGCGCATCACGCACATTACAGAAGTGCAAGGCATGGAAGGCGATGTAATTATTTTGCAGGACCTGTTTGTATTTAAGCAAACCGGCGTAGACGAAAACGGCAAAATTAAGGGTATTTTTCAGAGTACGGGAATACGTCCAAAATTTATATCCAAACTGGAAGCCAGTGGGATCAATCTACCACCCAATGTTTTCAGTCCATCAATTTTTTAG
- a CDS encoding type II secretion system F family protein, whose protein sequence is MPLHQIILCTFLACTLLLLGVHRQLTRESREISQRLEKISARTSRQRIKKHPGHEDPPVRWRQALAHLAPIFARFSISQRLEDQLTKADIPLRGEEFLIQVLLAGFCGFFLIFLLTMQPALALASGIAGLFVPFLLLKIARQKRLSKLNNQIGDALVIMANSLRSGFSFLQAMEMVRRELPDPISKEFGRTFQEINLGSQVEDALINMTERVQSEDLDLVVTAVLIQRQVGGNLAEVLDNIAETIRERVRIKGQIRSITAQGRISGLVISLLPVGLAGMMLVVNPEYIMILFNSKAGISMLAGAVVSEIVGILAIRKIVDIEV, encoded by the coding sequence ATGCCGCTCCACCAGATAATTCTATGCACTTTCCTTGCCTGCACGCTACTGCTTCTGGGCGTCCATCGCCAACTAACCCGGGAAAGCAGAGAAATCAGCCAGCGTCTGGAGAAAATAAGTGCCAGGACTTCCCGGCAGCGCATAAAAAAGCATCCAGGCCATGAAGATCCCCCTGTTAGATGGCGACAAGCGCTGGCACATCTGGCGCCAATATTTGCCCGGTTCAGCATCAGCCAGCGCCTGGAAGACCAATTGACCAAAGCAGACATTCCCCTGCGCGGCGAGGAGTTTTTAATACAGGTGCTGTTAGCCGGTTTTTGCGGTTTTTTTCTCATTTTCTTGCTGACAATGCAACCGGCTCTGGCTCTGGCCAGCGGAATAGCCGGCCTATTTGTTCCCTTTCTATTGCTAAAAATTGCCAGACAAAAGAGGTTAAGCAAACTGAACAATCAAATTGGTGATGCCCTGGTAATTATGGCCAATTCCCTCCGCTCGGGATTTAGTTTCCTGCAGGCCATGGAAATGGTGCGCCGGGAACTACCCGACCCGATTTCTAAAGAGTTTGGCCGCACTTTTCAAGAGATCAACCTGGGCAGTCAGGTAGAGGACGCTTTAATAAACATGACGGAAAGAGTGCAGAGCGAAGACCTGGACCTTGTTGTCACAGCAGTCCTGATCCAGCGCCAGGTGGGCGGCAATTTAGCCGAAGTGCTGGACAACATCGCGGAAACCATCCGGGAAAGAGTGCGCATCAAGGGTCAGATCCGCAGCATTACTGCCCAGGGCCGTATTTCCGGACTGGTTATCTCCCTGTTGCCTGTTGGACTGGCGGGAATGATGCTGGTTGTAAACCCGGAATATATAATGATACTATTTAACAGCAAAGCAGGTATAAGCATGCTGGCAGGGGCCGTCGTGTCCGAAATTGTAGGCATACTGGCCATCAGGAAAATCGTTGACATTGAGGTGTAA
- a CDS encoding type II secretion system F family protein codes for MYSWVLFLSTGLVFISTFLLTLAVYNFIFGTRIQIARRVNQIVGENSAALSARDLELSQPLYQRAIRPALQAIARLMTRFIPATREAEMEKKVVAAGTPGNLTAREWIVLKYLAATGLGLLFWTWSMVISTPLPQSIILTICGIPLGWLMPDLFLNSRIRQRKANVEKKLPDVLDLLTVSVEAGLGFEGAMMKVAEKTSGVLADEFILMLQECHMGKPRREALRDMADRVGVDDLSSFCGSVILADTLGISIGNVLRTQAQQMRLKRRQRTEELAMKAPIKMLFPMVLFIFPAIFIILLGPAVLQIIKAFHQ; via the coding sequence ATGTACAGCTGGGTGCTTTTTTTATCAACCGGGCTCGTTTTCATCAGTACTTTTTTGCTCACTCTGGCAGTATACAACTTTATTTTTGGTACCAGAATACAAATCGCCAGGCGGGTCAACCAGATTGTAGGAGAAAACAGCGCTGCTCTATCCGCACGGGATTTGGAGCTTAGCCAACCCCTTTACCAGCGCGCCATCCGCCCAGCTTTGCAGGCCATAGCCAGACTAATGACGAGGTTCATCCCGGCCACCCGGGAAGCAGAAATGGAAAAAAAGGTTGTTGCGGCCGGTACCCCCGGCAACCTTACCGCCCGGGAATGGATAGTGCTCAAGTATCTGGCCGCCACCGGACTGGGACTGCTGTTCTGGACCTGGAGCATGGTAATTAGTACCCCGCTGCCCCAAAGCATAATACTCACAATTTGCGGCATACCGTTGGGCTGGCTGATGCCCGATCTTTTTCTTAACTCCCGGATCAGACAGCGCAAAGCCAATGTGGAAAAAAAATTGCCCGACGTACTGGATCTGCTCACAGTAAGCGTGGAAGCCGGACTGGGCTTTGAGGGAGCCATGATGAAAGTGGCGGAAAAAACCAGCGGAGTACTGGCCGACGAGTTTATTTTAATGCTCCAGGAATGCCATATGGGTAAACCACGCCGGGAAGCTCTGCGCGATATGGCCGACCGGGTAGGTGTAGATGACTTGTCAAGTTTTTGCGGGTCAGTAATTTTAGCCGATACGCTTGGTATCAGCATCGGCAATGTCCTGCGCACCCAGGCACAGCAGATGCGCCTGAAAAGACGCCAGCGTACAGAAGAATTGGCCATGAAGGCGCCGATTAAAATGCTTTTCCCCATGGTTTTATTTATTTTCCCCGCCATTTTCATCATCCTGCTGGGCCCAGCCGTACTGCAGATTATTAAGGCTTTCCATCAATAA
- a CDS encoding DUF192 domain-containing protein, with translation MYIYNRNKGSQLAQEVIFANTFWSRLKGLLGKNALLPGQALVLIPCRSVHTCFMRFPIDIIFLDAQGKAIFLQEKLPSWRFTPYLSRAILAIELPPGTIKASNTSLGDRIIITHSPEV, from the coding sequence ATGTATATTTACAACCGGAATAAAGGCAGCCAGCTGGCTCAGGAAGTAATTTTTGCCAATACGTTTTGGTCCAGACTCAAAGGGCTGCTGGGGAAAAACGCCCTGCTCCCCGGTCAGGCACTGGTATTAATTCCGTGCCGGTCTGTCCACACATGCTTCATGCGCTTTCCCATTGACATTATCTTCCTGGATGCACAGGGAAAAGCAATCTTCCTGCAAGAAAAACTTCCATCCTGGAGATTTACGCCTTATTTATCCCGGGCAATTTTGGCCATTGAACTTCCGCCCGGGACTATTAAAGCCAGTAACACATCACTGGGAGACAGAATTA